From Pyrenophora tritici-repentis strain M4 chromosome 1, whole genome shotgun sequence, the proteins below share one genomic window:
- a CDS encoding RP1-2 multi-domain protein yields the protein MAGPANGRAKKSKNSPSGSANGSTNGSSSGKSNGHTEKTQLTTRSRRSQRPRPSFTGALTSMIARFTTWYLIVTFIFRCPDSLTQLNDESPRVCKPYLQTRSYAAPYLDPYYETYVAPQIDKVKPYTTPVVTFAQEKYETYGAHRVEQAKQYAEAEYHKTVRPQLLKAQDQVKAQYNQHLSQHVDKATHAAAPYYNDLKASSEEIYHLTLLPAYERSLPYLRKGHAYGHHVLVHVVYPHVHTAKDATWAFFLRSVWPQLRVLYGDNVEPQLVRISERLGRYKNQQKVESVMSAVESQTALSSESLKHTPTVASSSASVASPSSTGGSGWGVLDDFFGSESASTASNDHAPAQVSPEKPKLTGAELQEKLNQDLRDWQTKFATAADKGAEDLETRVADITKRQIDNAVNGHGKALLVKLEETADATIAKLKKFIKKTVAALPEDASEAELEAAHEKCSVKTRELGLTVKERAQDIRAWKASYEEEIDSLVQAAVRSTVEVLEKIHSLGLQEVGMRWAWTDGVTYQDWQNYHKLRNTLEEWQAEVEAVGSRHDGLRIAHEEARKLEDKAMAIASNMVSELVRLKDVSKSKIWAGDATDDFSDKAFAPRIRKAAQQVIENVGDVSSQISEAIQGSSTPVTESVASSAEEAYAEVSSQASEAVQGSSTALTESVASSISNAASAASSQASEVVVGSETPLAESVTSSVEEAASQVSSQASEAIQDTLPSESVLSQASSKASEVVDDTAATATEVYNAPKKVFGGANAQILAEAKQVVFDQPLDDEDDDDTYSGKVQEVLAGAGDRAAEMSRAVSEALLGPTKTQGSVKSASSIASEQYAKALAAASSVLYGTEQAAVESATSVAAEKYAQAVTAASYAIFGTPTPTAIVQTIQIEANSRYNDAVRVASEQLENAKAQLSLLVSGEPQPAHKTMLSYFEKAYSDSVAAASERLVNAMQYTESVKSYAARPTQGYFESVSSIASSRLAEGLSQASSQFSPQSTGVADGARRQYYEAIGLAHARYSEFLGAASSAVYGHEQGTIESLASVASASAASAASVVSGSAQSAAANAQAAAQSAASQVSSGVVGSETPWTESVASQASQNWEALISQASNQVYGQPTPWAASAYSQAGAYGAQATAAAAQQYAAVQALISELVVGKEPDFTESVMNRFASAYSTALPAAMASAQSYASEGMHAASSYAGDGYDAVTDAAADAYASASSVVSAVFTPPAMIEDVMSQASASLDMAVESASIALYGTPKGAAEQASESVASAYSSIQSQVSEKLYGTQAAQDSFSSAAISAQAAISAAIFGTPTAADYVASATSGAGGVYNSISSAMGENAAYISSAASSAVYGPEQGAMESANSRIADAVAAANSRIAEMYAAASEGAEKAASSLSSAATQATQAVKDEL from the exons ATGGCCGGCCCAGCCAACGGAAGGGCAAAAAAGTCCAAAAACTCGCCCAGCGGCAGTGCCAATGGCTCTACCAACGGCAGTAGCAGCGGAAAATCAAATGGCCACACAGAAAAGACGCAACTGACGACGCGGTCGAGACGCTCGCAACGGCCCCGACCAAGTTTCACAGGCGCCCTCACAAGCATGATTGCGAGGTTCACCACCTGGTATCTCATCGTCACCTTCATCTTCCGGTGTCCCGACTCGCTCACTCAGCTGAATGACGAGTCTCCACGCGTGTGCAAGCCCTATCTACAGACCCGTTCCTACGCCGCACCCTACCTTGACCCATACTACGAGACATACGTTGCCCCGCAAATTGACAAGGTCAAGCCCTACACCACACCTGTTGTGACATTCGCCCAGGAAAAGTACGAAACATATGGTGCACACCGCGTCGAGCAGGCCAAGCAATATGCAGAGGCCGAGTACCACAAGACTGTCCGGCCCCAGCTGCTGAAAGCACAGGACCAAGTCAAGGCACAGTACAACCAACATCTCAGCCAACATGTCGACAAGGCGACCCACGCCGCCGCCCCTTACTACAACGACCTCAAGGCAAGCTCCGAGGAGATTTACCATCTTACCCTGCTACCAGCTTACGAGCGTTCCCTGCCCTACCTAAGAAAGGGACACGCATACGGCCACCATGTCCTCGTCCATGTTGTCTACCCTCACGTCCATACTGCAAAAGACGCTACGTGGGCCTTCTTCCTTCGTAGTGTTTGGCCTCAACTACGAGTGCTGTATGGAGACAACGTTGAGCCTCAATTGGTTCGTATCTCCGAAAGACTGGGCCGTTACAAGAACCAGCAAAAGGTCGAATCTGTCATGTCTGCTGTCGAATCTCAGACCGCTCTTTCATCAGAGTCACTCAAGCATACTCCCACCGTTGCAAGCTCCTCTGCCTCTGTTGCATCCCCCAGCTCTACTGGAGGCTCTGGTTGGGGTGTTCTTGACGACTTCTTCGGTAGTGAATCAGCTAGCACAGCTTCAAACGATCATGCTCCAGCCCAAGTCAGCCCTGAAAAGCCCAAACTGACCGGCGCCGAGCTGCAAGAGAAGCTCAACCAAGATCTACGTGACTGGCAGACCAAGTTCGCAACAGCGGCAGACAAGGGCGCTGAAGACCTGGAGACACGAGTAGCTGACATCACCAAGCGACAAATTGACAACGCAGTCAACGGACATGGCAAGGCTTTGCTAGTCAAGCTTGAAGAGACTGCAGACGCCACTATCGCTAAGCTCAAGAAGTTCATCAAGAAGACCGTCGCTGCGCTCCCCGAAGACGCTTCAGAAGCAGAGCTAGAGGCTGCACACGAGAAATGCAGTGTCAAGACCCGCGAGCTCGGCCTCACTGTCAAGGAGCGGGCACAGGATATTCGTGCTTGGAAGGCATCCTATGAGGAAGAGATCGATTCCCTGGTACAAGCTGCTGTCAGGAGCACCGTTGAGGTTCTTGAAAAGATCCACAGTCTCGGCCTTCAAGAAGTTGGCATGCGATGG GCTTGGACCGATGGCGTCACATATCAAGACTGGCAAAACTACCATAAGCTCAGGAACACACTTGAAGAGTGGCAGGCTGAAGTCGAGGCTGTCGGCTCAAGGCACGATGGCCTACGCATCGCCCATGAAGAGGCCCGAAAGCTTGAAGACAAGGCCATGGCTATCGCTTCGAACATGGTTTCTGAATTGGTACGGTTGAAGGACGTCTCCAAGTCGAAGATCTGGGCAGGCGATGCTACCGATGACTTTTCTGACAAGGCCTTTGCTCCCCGCATTCGCAAAGCTGCTCAGCAGGTCATCGAGAATGTTGGAGATGTCTCATCTCAAATTTCCGAGGCTATCCAGGGTAGTTCTACACCCGTTACCGAGAGCGTCGCCTCCTCTGCCGAAGAGGCATACGCTGAGGTCTCTTCCCAGGCATCCGAAGCTGTACAGGGTAGTTCAACAGCGCTTACCGAAAGTGTCGCCTCTTCCATCAGTAACGCCGCTTCCGCTGCTTCATCTCAGGCTTCTGAAGTCGTTGTAGGTAGCGAAACCCCACTTGCAGAGAGTGTCACATCCTCTGTTGAGGAAGCAGCATCACAGGTCTCATCTCAAGCTTCTGAGGCTATTCAAGATACACTTCCTTCTGAGAGCGTGCTTTCTCAAGCCTCCTCTAAAGCGTCTGAGGTGGTTGATGACACCGCTGCAACGGCGACTGAGGTCTATAATGCCCCCAAGAAAGTGTTTGGTGGAGCCAATGCGCAAATCCTCGCCGAGGCTAAGCAAGTTGTCTTTGACCAACCCCTGGACGatgaagatgacgacgacaCATACTCTGGTAAAGTGCAGGAGGTGCTAGCAGGCGCTGGAGACCGAGCTGCTGAGATGAGCAGAGCTGTCAGCGAAGCGCTTTTGGGCCCTACAAAGACACAGGGTAGCGTCAAATCGGCATCCTCGATCGCAAGCGAACAGTACGCAAAGGCACTTGCCGCTGCATCGAGTGTGTTGTACGGAACCGAGCAAGCAGCTGTTGAGAGTGCCACCAGCGTCGCAGCCGAAAAATACGCTCAAGCTGTGACTGCGGCATCATACGCCATCTTCGGTACACCAACACCTACTGCAATCGTTCAAACCATCCAGATCGAAGCAAACTCGCGTTACAACGATGCTGTACGCGTCGCCAGTGAACAGCTTGAGAACGCCAAGGCACAGTTGTCTCTCCTAGTTTCTGGTGAGCCGCAACCTGCTCATAAGACCATGCTCTCGTATTTCGAAAAGGCTTATTCGGATTCcgtcgctgctgccagcgAACGCTTGGTGAATGCTATGCAGTACACTGAGTCAGTGAAAAGCTATGCTGCTCGTCCTACCCAAGGGTACTTCGAGTCGGTCTCGTCCATTGCATCTTCTCGACTCGCAGAAGGTCTGAGCCAGGCTTCCTCTCAATTCTCACCTCAGTCCACTGGTGTCGCTGATGGCGCTCGCCGACAATACTACGAAGCTATCGGCCTTGCGCATGCCCGGTACTCTGAGTTTCTCGGTGCTGCTTCGAGCGCTGTCTATGGACACGAACAAGGTACCATTGAGTCTTTGGCCTCTGTTGCGTCTGCTTCTGCTGCTTCTGCGGCATCCGTAGTCTCCGGATCGGCGCAATCAGCCGCTGCCAACGCCCAAGCTGCTGCGCAATCTGCTGCCTCTCAGGTCAGCTCTGGTGTTGTTGGTTCTGAAACCCCGTGGACTGAGTCCGTCGCCTCTCAGGCAAGCCAGAACTGGGAAGCGCTCATTTCACAAGCGAGTAACCAAGTCTACGGCCAGCCCACGCCGTGGGCAGCGTCGGCCTACTCTCAAGCAGGCGCATATGGTGCCCAGGCTACTGCAGCGGCTGCTCAACAGTATGCTGCGGTTCAGGCTCTCATCTCCGAgcttgttgttggcaaggaACCAGACTTCACCGAGAGTGTCATGAACCGCTTCGCATCCGCATACTCCACGGCTCTCCCTGCAGCCATGGCATCCGCGCAATCTTATGCAAGCGAGGGTATGCACGCTGCCAGCTCTTACGCTGGCGACGGCTACGACGCAGTGACTGACGCAGCTGCTGATGCTTACGCCTCGGCTTCGTCTGTGGTTAGTGCTGTCTTCACGCCCCCAGCTATGATTGAAGACGTTATGAGCCAGGCTAGTGCATCCTTGGACATGGCCGTTGAAAGTGCATCTATCGCCCTTTATGGAACTCCCAAGGGTGCTGCCGAGCAAGCGAGCGAGTCTGTGGCAAGTGCATACTCATCTATCCAATCTCAAGTGAGTGAGAAGCTATATGGGACTCAAGCAGCTCAGGACAGCTTCTCATCCGCCGCCATATCTGCACAGGCTGCTATCAGCGCCGCCATTTTCGGTACGCCTACCGCCGCAGATTATGTTGCGTCTGCTACAAGCGGTGCCGGTGGTGTCTACAACTCAATCTCATCTGCCATGGGCGAAAACGCGGCCTACATATCGTCAGCGGCCAGCTCCGCCGTTTACGGCCCAGAACAAGGCGCCATGGAAAGTGCCAACAGCCGAATTGCAGACGCGGTAGCTGCTGCTAACAGCCGTATTGCGGAGATGTACGCCGCCGCCTCTGAAGGTGCAGAAAAGGCCGCCAGCAGCCTCTCCAGCGCAGCTACTCAGGCCACCCAAGCTGTCAAGGACGAACTATAG